A stretch of the Proteus sp. ZN5 genome encodes the following:
- a CDS encoding quinone oxidoreductase, whose product MAKRIQFAAHGSADVLELATFTPAPLGDHEVQVANKAIGINYIDTYVRSGLYPVSQFPSGLGTEAAGIVIKTGAKVTSLKEGDRVVYAQSPLGAYSDTHNVPENKVARLPDNISFEQAAASFLKGLTVYYLFNETYKLQAGETFLFHAAAGGVGLIASQWAKAIGANMIGTAGSDEKVAKAKAAGAWEVINYQTESIVERVLALTNNQKVPVVYDSVGKATWLDSLDCLQRRGLMVSFGNASGAVTGVDLGILNKKGSLYVTRPSISGYITTREELDVASEALFALIGSGKIDVSVPDNQKFALADAKDAHRYLESRQSQGSSLLIP is encoded by the coding sequence ATGGCTAAACGCATTCAATTTGCAGCTCATGGCAGTGCTGATGTTCTCGAACTAGCAACATTTACACCGGCTCCTCTTGGTGATCACGAAGTTCAGGTTGCCAACAAGGCAATTGGTATTAACTATATTGATACTTATGTACGTAGCGGGTTATACCCTGTAAGCCAATTCCCTAGTGGATTAGGCACTGAAGCCGCAGGCATTGTTATTAAAACAGGTGCTAAAGTGACTTCACTAAAAGAAGGGGACAGAGTTGTATATGCACAATCTCCGTTAGGGGCTTATAGCGATACGCATAATGTACCAGAAAATAAAGTGGCACGTCTGCCAGATAATATCTCTTTTGAACAAGCCGCAGCCTCTTTCTTAAAAGGATTAACGGTTTATTATCTCTTCAATGAAACCTATAAATTACAAGCAGGTGAAACCTTCTTATTCCACGCAGCTGCTGGTGGCGTTGGTTTAATTGCAAGCCAATGGGCGAAAGCAATTGGTGCAAACATGATTGGTACAGCAGGTAGTGATGAAAAGGTCGCCAAAGCAAAAGCCGCAGGCGCATGGGAAGTGATTAATTATCAGACTGAGTCGATTGTAGAGCGTGTTTTGGCGTTGACTAATAACCAGAAAGTGCCTGTTGTTTACGACTCTGTTGGTAAAGCAACTTGGTTAGATTCATTAGATTGTTTACAACGTCGTGGCTTAATGGTGAGTTTTGGTAACGCATCAGGTGCAGTAACGGGTGTTGATTTAGGTATTCTCAATAAAAAAGGTTCTTTGTATGTAACGCGCCCATCCATTTCGGGTTATATCACAACGCGTGAAGAGCTAGATGTTGCAAGTGAAGCGTTATTTGCATTAATTGGTAGCGGTAAAATTGATGTCAGTGTACCTGATAATCAGAAATTTGCTTTAGCAGATGCGAAAGATGCACATCGTTATCTTGAAAGTAGACAATCTCAAGGATCAAGCTTACTTATTCCTTAA
- the dusA gene encoding tRNA dihydrouridine(20/20a) synthase DusA, with translation MSENTELNKLTESHHVNGNSKNYNLNRFSVAPMLDWTDRHCRYFFRQLSKNTLLYTEMVTTGAIIHGKGDYLKYSEEEHPVSLQLGGSDPQALAQCAKLAQERGYDEINLNVGCPSDRVQNGRFGACLMGDAQLVADCVKAMRDVVDIPVTVKTRIGIDDQDSYEFLCDFIDTVSRDNNCDTFIIHARKAWLSGLSPKENREVPPLDYPRVYQLKHDFSHLTMAINGGIKSLDEAKEHLKYMDGVMVGREAYQNPSILAHVDHELFDNQLPIADAVAAVRAMYPYIEKELSQGTYLGHVTRHMLGIFQGIPGARQWRRHLSENAHKQGADLSVLENALKFVTEK, from the coding sequence ATGTCAGAAAATACAGAACTCAATAAACTAACAGAAAGTCATCATGTTAATGGCAATTCAAAAAATTATAATTTGAATCGCTTTTCTGTTGCGCCGATGCTCGATTGGACTGATCGTCATTGTCGTTATTTCTTTCGTCAATTAAGTAAAAATACGTTGCTTTATACTGAAATGGTCACAACGGGTGCCATTATTCATGGTAAAGGTGACTATCTAAAATACAGTGAAGAAGAACATCCGGTCTCTTTACAGTTAGGTGGAAGCGATCCCCAAGCCTTGGCTCAATGTGCAAAATTGGCACAAGAGCGTGGCTACGATGAAATTAATTTAAATGTGGGGTGTCCTTCAGATCGCGTACAAAATGGGCGCTTTGGTGCTTGTTTAATGGGAGATGCACAACTCGTCGCTGATTGTGTGAAAGCCATGCGCGATGTCGTTGATATTCCTGTCACAGTAAAAACACGTATTGGCATTGATGACCAAGATAGCTATGAATTTCTATGTGATTTTATTGATACCGTTAGCCGTGATAATAACTGCGATACCTTTATTATTCATGCACGTAAAGCATGGCTATCGGGTTTAAGTCCGAAAGAGAATCGTGAGGTTCCACCTTTAGATTATCCTCGTGTTTATCAATTAAAACATGATTTTTCACATCTCACTATGGCGATTAATGGTGGTATTAAGTCACTAGATGAAGCGAAAGAACACTTAAAATATATGGACGGTGTTATGGTTGGTCGTGAGGCTTATCAAAATCCATCAATTCTAGCGCATGTTGATCATGAACTTTTTGATAATCAATTACCTATTGCTGATGCAGTCGCTGCCGTAAGAGCAATGTATCCTTATATTGAAAAAGAGCTTTCACAAGGCACTTATTTAGGTCATGTGACTCGTCATATGTTGGGAATTTTCCAAGGTATTCCAGGTGCTAGACAATGGCGTCGTCATTTAAGTGAAAATGCCCATAAACAAGGTGCTGATTTATCTGTTTTAGAAAATGCACTTAAATTTGTCACTGAAAAATAA
- the potC gene encoding spermidine/putrescine ABC transporter permease PotC, with protein sequence MIGRLLRGGFMSIIYAYLYIPIIILIVNSFNSSRFGINWKGFTTDWYTILFNNDSLLQAAGHSLTMAVTSATFATLIGSLAAVALYRYRFRGKKFVGGMLFVVMMSPDIVMAISLLVLFMILGVSLGFWSLLFSHITFCLPFVVVTVYSRLSGFDVKMLEAAKDLGAGEFTILRKIIMPLAMPAVASGWLLSFTLSMDDVVVSSFVTGPSYEILPLKIYSMVKVGVSPEVNALATILLGLSLVLVLISQLILRDRTGKA encoded by the coding sequence ATGATAGGACGGTTATTGCGTGGTGGATTTATGTCCATTATTTACGCGTATCTTTATATCCCGATCATCATTCTGATAGTTAACTCTTTTAACTCATCACGTTTCGGGATTAATTGGAAAGGATTTACCACAGATTGGTACACCATTTTATTTAATAATGACAGTCTGCTTCAAGCGGCTGGACATTCATTAACAATGGCGGTCACTTCTGCGACATTTGCGACATTAATTGGCTCATTAGCGGCAGTTGCTCTTTATCGCTACCGTTTTCGTGGTAAAAAATTTGTTGGTGGAATGCTGTTTGTTGTGATGATGTCGCCAGATATTGTTATGGCGATTTCGTTGCTTGTACTGTTTATGATCCTAGGTGTTTCATTAGGATTTTGGTCGCTTCTATTTTCACATATTACATTTTGTCTGCCTTTTGTTGTGGTTACTGTGTACTCCCGATTAAGTGGATTTGATGTGAAAATGTTGGAAGCGGCGAAAGATTTAGGGGCAGGTGAATTTACTATTTTACGTAAAATCATTATGCCTCTGGCAATGCCAGCAGTGGCTTCAGGTTGGTTATTAAGCTTTACGTTATCCATGGATGACGTTGTGGTTTCTTCTTTTGTGACTGGCCCAAGCTATGAAATTTTACCGCTGAAAATTTACTCAATGGTAAAAGTAGGGGTTTCGCCAGAAGTGAATGCGCTTGCAACCATCCTTTTAGGTCTATCTTTAGTATTAGTATTAATTAGTCAGTTGATCTTAAGAGACAGAACTGGCAAAGCGTAA
- a CDS encoding S8 family peptidase, with the protein MNIKRKILIKLNNIDCDNKKLSFPIFHEMHHSFLNNIPLVPVVSSIHQLPPKSYIDSISINFNDLNKYYYLNLPENNHYSLDEIIKVLQQHPDIEYIQTVPIQPIEPPNITPDFTQYQQYLNTPEKTVNINKIKGLGICEAWKQEAYGQGIQVADIEWDFNLSHHDLSTDNITPLLPFNEKTSQADHGTAVAGLIMGKNDGKGITGLAYKLDMFYAISELTCGRIDAIIASKRILHAGDIVLYEMQTICEHQAYVPADYEMHIWEATRALTDAGIIVIMAAGNGGVDLDLPAYESYRQRHDNNSIRVGAGSPYTLNRLPFSTHGSPIHVQAWGEDVATAGYGDLFRSDDNHTYTANFSGTSSASALVAGAAAVIQSWYKDHTNSVLTPIQMRDLLIRTGTFPLLNDKIGPLPNVNNAILYLKKLIKRH; encoded by the coding sequence ATGAACATTAAAAGAAAGATCCTTATAAAATTAAACAATATTGATTGTGATAATAAAAAACTGTCATTTCCTATTTTCCATGAAATGCATCATTCTTTTTTAAATAACATACCATTAGTTCCAGTAGTTTCATCTATTCATCAATTACCCCCTAAAAGTTATATTGATTCTATTTCAATAAACTTTAATGATCTAAACAAATATTATTATCTTAATTTACCAGAGAATAATCATTATTCTTTGGATGAAATTATTAAAGTACTACAACAACACCCTGATATTGAATATATACAAACGGTGCCTATACAGCCTATTGAACCTCCTAATATTACGCCTGATTTTACTCAATATCAGCAATATCTAAATACACCAGAAAAAACGGTGAATATTAATAAAATTAAAGGGCTAGGGATTTGTGAAGCATGGAAACAAGAAGCCTATGGGCAAGGAATACAAGTCGCCGATATTGAATGGGATTTCAATCTTTCTCATCATGATTTATCAACAGATAACATTACCCCATTATTACCTTTTAATGAAAAAACTAGTCAGGCAGATCATGGAACAGCAGTAGCTGGCTTAATTATGGGGAAAAATGATGGTAAAGGGATCACTGGGCTAGCTTATAAATTAGATATGTTTTATGCCATCTCCGAATTAACTTGTGGACGTATTGATGCGATCATCGCGAGTAAACGCATATTACATGCTGGCGATATCGTGTTATATGAAATGCAGACAATCTGCGAGCATCAAGCTTACGTACCTGCGGATTATGAAATGCATATTTGGGAAGCGACTCGCGCATTAACCGATGCTGGGATCATTGTGATTATGGCGGCAGGTAATGGGGGCGTGGATCTAGATTTGCCTGCTTATGAAAGTTATCGACAACGTCATGATAATAATTCAATACGTGTTGGTGCTGGTTCGCCTTATACATTAAATCGATTACCTTTCTCAACACATGGTTCACCTATTCATGTACAAGCGTGGGGAGAGGATGTTGCAACCGCGGGGTATGGTGATCTATTTCGAAGTGATGATAACCATACTTATACAGCTAATTTTAGTGGTACATCGTCAGCCAGTGCTTTAGTTGCGGGTGCGGCGGCGGTGATCCAATCTTGGTATAAAGACCATACAAACAGTGTGTTAACGCCGATACAAATGCGTGACTTATTAATTAGAACAGGTACTTTTCCACTGTTAAATGACAAAATTGGACCTTTACCCAATGTGAATAACGCAATTCTGTATTTAAAAAAACTAATAAAACGTCATTAA
- a CDS encoding bifunctional O-acetylhomoserine aminocarboxypropyltransferase/cysteine synthase has translation MKLETLSVHAGYSPDPTTKAVAVPIYQTTSYAFDDTQHGADLFDLKVPGNIYTRIMNPTNDVLEKRVAALEGGIAAVAVASGMAAITYAIQTIAQVGDNIVSVAKLYGGTYNLMAHTFPRIGIEARFAPHDDIAALEALIDDKTKAVFCETITNPSGNIVDIQALADVAHRHGVPLIVDNTVATPYLCRPFEHGADIIIHSLTKYIGGHGNSIGGIVVDSGKFPWAEHKDRFEILNTPDVSYHGVNYVEHFGAAAYIARCRVAPLRGTGAALSPFNAFLILQGLETLALRMDRHTENAQKVAEYLQNHSQVAWVKYAGLSNHPEHDLAVRYMSGKPAGILSFGIKGGAEAGARFIDALQLIVRLVNIGDAKSLACHPASTTHRQLNDEELERAGVSRDLIRLSIGIEHIDDILADLEQALKASI, from the coding sequence ATGAAACTTGAGACACTCTCTGTTCACGCGGGTTATTCACCTGATCCAACGACAAAAGCCGTTGCTGTACCTATTTATCAAACAACATCTTATGCATTTGATGATACGCAGCATGGTGCGGATCTCTTTGACTTAAAAGTGCCTGGTAATATTTATACCCGCATAATGAATCCAACCAATGACGTATTAGAAAAACGTGTTGCAGCATTAGAGGGCGGAATTGCGGCAGTTGCCGTAGCATCGGGTATGGCTGCTATCACTTATGCAATTCAAACTATTGCACAAGTGGGGGATAATATTGTTTCTGTCGCTAAGCTTTATGGCGGTACTTATAACTTAATGGCGCATACATTTCCTCGTATTGGTATTGAGGCACGCTTTGCTCCTCATGATGATATTGCTGCTCTTGAAGCGTTAATTGACGATAAAACAAAAGCGGTATTTTGTGAAACCATCACAAATCCAAGTGGAAATATTGTTGATATCCAAGCATTGGCCGATGTAGCTCATCGTCATGGTGTACCTTTAATTGTTGATAATACAGTTGCAACACCTTATTTATGTCGCCCTTTTGAACATGGTGCGGATATTATTATTCATTCTTTAACTAAATATATTGGCGGTCACGGTAATTCTATCGGAGGCATTGTTGTTGATTCCGGTAAATTCCCTTGGGCTGAGCATAAAGATCGTTTTGAGATATTGAATACACCTGATGTTTCTTATCATGGAGTAAATTATGTCGAGCATTTTGGTGCCGCAGCTTATATAGCAAGATGCCGCGTTGCGCCTTTGCGTGGAACGGGTGCAGCTCTATCACCTTTTAATGCATTCTTGATCCTACAAGGGCTAGAAACGCTGGCACTACGTATGGATCGTCATACTGAGAATGCCCAAAAAGTGGCAGAATATTTGCAAAATCACTCTCAAGTTGCATGGGTTAAATATGCGGGCTTAAGCAATCATCCTGAGCATGATTTAGCAGTACGTTATATGTCAGGTAAACCAGCGGGTATTCTCTCTTTTGGGATCAAAGGTGGCGCTGAAGCAGGTGCTAGATTTATTGATGCATTGCAATTAATTGTTCGTCTGGTGAATATTGGTGATGCTAAATCATTAGCGTGTCACCCAGCATCAACGACTCATCGCCAATTAAATGATGAAGAATTAGAACGTGCTGGTGTTTCACGAGATTTAATTCGTTTATCTATTGGTATTGAACATATTGACGATATTCTTGCAGATTTAGAGCAGGCATTAAAAGCCAGTATTTAA
- the yddG gene encoding aromatic amino acid DMT transporter YddG, giving the protein MISSSSKGTLYGIVAILLWSTIVGLIRNISEYFGAVGGAALIYTTGTLFLILILGVPKLSRFPKRYLFWGGLLFVTYEVCLSLALGFATDRTQAIELGMVNYLWPSFTLALAVILNKQRFSILLIVGLLCAFSGLVWVVSGDNPLTIDGLWKNIQSNPLSYILAFSGAILWAFYSNLTRLMSGGNNGIVPFFLLTSLALWGQYLFSAPVEWIVNTKSITLLLITGAAIGLANAAWTIGMIRGNVTLLATLSYFTPVISTAFSSILLSTALSFSFWQGVMMVTGGSLICWLSTRQKTIKPLKTAK; this is encoded by the coding sequence ATGATATCTAGCTCATCAAAAGGGACGTTATATGGCATTGTTGCTATTCTTCTTTGGAGCACCATTGTTGGCTTAATTCGTAATATTAGTGAGTATTTTGGTGCCGTAGGAGGGGCTGCACTGATTTATACCACAGGCACACTCTTTCTTATTTTGATCTTAGGTGTACCTAAGTTATCTCGCTTTCCTAAACGCTATCTCTTCTGGGGAGGGCTATTATTTGTCACTTATGAAGTGTGCTTATCTCTGGCTTTAGGATTTGCAACAGACCGAACACAAGCCATAGAGCTAGGAATGGTTAACTATTTATGGCCTAGTTTTACGTTAGCCCTTGCCGTAATACTTAATAAACAGCGATTCTCTATTTTACTGATTGTCGGATTATTATGTGCATTTAGTGGATTAGTTTGGGTTGTTAGTGGTGATAATCCGCTGACAATTGACGGTTTATGGAAGAATATTCAAAGTAATCCATTAAGTTATATATTGGCATTTTCAGGTGCCATTTTATGGGCGTTTTATAGTAATTTAACTCGCCTTATGTCTGGTGGGAATAACGGCATTGTGCCTTTTTTCCTATTAACGTCACTTGCCTTGTGGGGACAATACCTATTCTCAGCGCCCGTAGAGTGGATCGTTAATACAAAAAGTATCACGCTATTGTTAATAACCGGTGCCGCTATTGGGCTTGCGAATGCGGCTTGGACAATCGGTATGATCAGGGGCAATGTGACCTTATTAGCCACACTTTCTTATTTCACTCCCGTTATTTCTACTGCATTCTCATCAATATTATTGTCTACCGCGCTCTCTTTCTCATTTTGGCAAGGGGTAATGATGGTAACGGGTGGCTCTTTAATTTGCTGGTTATCAACTCGTCAAAAAACGATAAAGCCACTTAAAACGGCAAAATAA
- the cbrC gene encoding PF03691 family colicin E2 tolerance protein CbrC — MPTAKRALPYFKYHPEPIKTGAFITDDTVICDCCGKETDIYYEGPFFSVDDIDALCPWCIADGSASEKFEGDFQDLSSVEGTLSTYDSNGEYSGYQSGVPKENLEELIRRTPGYQGWQQEHWLTHCGDLCAFIGYVGWKDIADKLDEFVSLEEDIGEIGMDLDDLPNNLTNGDHCQGYLFKCCCCGKLRLHIDFS; from the coding sequence ATGCCAACAGCAAAAAGAGCATTACCTTATTTTAAATATCATCCTGAACCGATAAAAACAGGTGCTTTTATCACAGATGATACTGTTATATGTGACTGTTGTGGAAAGGAAACTGATATTTATTACGAAGGGCCTTTTTTTAGTGTTGATGATATCGACGCGCTTTGCCCTTGGTGTATTGCGGATGGGTCTGCCAGTGAGAAGTTTGAAGGTGATTTTCAAGATCTTTCTTCTGTTGAGGGAACATTATCAACCTATGACAGTAACGGTGAATATTCAGGTTATCAGTCAGGTGTACCTAAAGAAAATCTTGAAGAGTTGATCCGTAGAACGCCGGGGTATCAAGGATGGCAACAAGAACATTGGCTTACGCATTGTGGCGATCTTTGTGCATTTATTGGTTATGTTGGATGGAAAGATATTGCTGATAAATTAGATGAATTTGTTTCTTTGGAAGAAGATATTGGTGAAATAGGTATGGATCTGGATGATTTACCTAATAATTTAACCAATGGAGACCATTGCCAAGGTTATTTATTTAAATGTTGCTGTTGTGGAAAACTACGCCTACATATTGATTTTAGTTAA
- the potA gene encoding spermidine/putrescine ABC transporter ATP-binding protein PotA — MTEKTSLIPVVELKSLSKGFDGKQIISRLDLTINHGEFLTILGPSGCGKTTVLRLIAGLEDVDDGQIILDGQDITDIPAEQRFVNTVFQSYALFPHMTVFENVAFGLRMQKTPADEINIRVEEALRMVQLEDFAQRRPAHLSGGQQQRVAIARAVVNKPKVLLLDESLSALDYKLRKQMQNELKALQRKLGITFIFVTHDQEEALTMSDRIVVMREGRIEQDGTPREIYEEPTNLFVAQFIGEINIFDARVLHRIDETRIRADVEGHECDIYTTLPVTQNQQLKVLLRPEDLRVEEIHDLENLPGLIGYVRERNYKGMTLDSVVEMENGKVVMVSEFFNEDDPDVDHSLDQKIAVTWVESWEVVLADEENT; from the coding sequence ATGACTGAGAAAACATCTCTGATACCAGTTGTCGAATTAAAATCCTTAAGTAAAGGTTTCGACGGAAAACAAATTATTTCCCGCCTCGATCTCACTATCAACCATGGCGAGTTTTTAACCATCCTCGGTCCTTCGGGCTGTGGTAAGACGACGGTTTTGCGTTTAATTGCGGGTTTAGAAGACGTTGACGATGGGCAAATTATCCTTGATGGGCAAGATATTACGGATATTCCTGCGGAACAACGTTTTGTAAATACGGTTTTTCAAAGTTACGCGCTTTTCCCACATATGACTGTTTTTGAAAACGTCGCATTTGGTCTTCGTATGCAGAAAACACCTGCTGATGAGATTAATATTCGCGTTGAAGAAGCTTTGCGTATGGTGCAACTTGAAGATTTCGCACAACGCCGTCCTGCACACCTTTCTGGTGGACAACAACAACGTGTCGCGATTGCGCGTGCTGTTGTGAATAAACCAAAGGTCTTATTGCTTGATGAATCATTATCTGCACTGGATTACAAATTACGTAAACAGATGCAAAATGAATTAAAAGCCTTACAACGTAAATTAGGGATCACCTTTATTTTCGTGACTCATGACCAAGAAGAGGCGCTGACGATGTCAGACCGGATCGTGGTGATGCGTGAAGGACGTATTGAGCAAGATGGTACTCCGCGTGAAATTTATGAAGAGCCAACAAATCTGTTTGTTGCGCAATTTATAGGTGAAATTAATATCTTTGATGCTCGAGTTCTCCATCGTATTGATGAAACGCGTATTCGTGCTGATGTTGAAGGTCATGAATGTGATATTTATACCACATTACCTGTGACACAAAACCAGCAACTCAAAGTATTGCTTCGGCCTGAAGATCTCCGTGTTGAAGAAATTCACGATCTCGAAAACCTTCCAGGGCTAATTGGTTATGTTCGTGAACGTAACTATAAAGGCATGACGCTAGATTCTGTTGTTGAAATGGAAAATGGCAAGGTAGTGATGGTCAGTGAGTTCTTTAATGAAGATGATCCGGATGTTGATCACTCGTTAGACCAAAAAATCGCAGTAACTTGGGTTGAAAGCTGGGAGGTCGTGCTGGCAGATGAAGAAAACACGTAA
- the potB gene encoding spermidine/putrescine ABC transporter permease PotB produces the protein MKKTRKLFQNIVITGVVGWLMVFVFLPNIMIIATSFLTRDDANLVEMVFTLDNYYRLFDPMYAEVLLHSINMAVVATLACLLLGYPFAYFLAKMPKKIQPLMLFLLIVPFWTNSLIRIYGLKIFLSTKGYFNEFLLWIGLIDKPLRIIYTPEAVVLGLVYILLPFMVLPLYSSIEKLDKPCLEAARDLGANKFQTFIRIIIPLTMPGIIAGCLLVMLPAMGLFFVADLMGGAKNLLIGNVIKSQFLNIRDWPFGAATSICLTLVMGLMLFVYYRAVKLLHKKVEIE, from the coding sequence ATGAAGAAAACACGTAAACTATTTCAAAACATCGTAATTACCGGTGTTGTGGGTTGGTTGATGGTGTTCGTCTTCTTGCCGAATATCATGATCATTGCGACCAGTTTTTTAACGCGTGATGATGCCAATCTTGTCGAGATGGTCTTTACACTCGATAACTACTATCGCTTATTTGATCCTATGTATGCAGAAGTGTTACTGCATTCTATTAATATGGCGGTGGTCGCAACGTTAGCTTGTTTATTATTAGGTTATCCCTTTGCTTATTTCCTTGCAAAAATGCCTAAAAAAATACAGCCACTGATGTTGTTTTTATTGATTGTACCTTTTTGGACAAACTCACTTATTCGTATTTATGGGTTAAAGATCTTCCTAAGTACCAAAGGTTATTTTAACGAATTTCTGTTGTGGATTGGGCTTATTGATAAACCACTCAGAATTATTTATACCCCAGAAGCGGTTGTACTGGGGCTGGTTTATATTTTATTACCTTTCATGGTATTACCGTTATATTCCAGCATTGAAAAGTTAGATAAACCTTGTTTAGAAGCAGCGCGTGATTTAGGGGCTAATAAATTTCAGACCTTTATTCGAATTATTATTCCATTAACAATGCCGGGCATTATTGCGGGTTGTTTACTCGTAATGCTTCCTGCTATGGGCTTATTCTTTGTTGCTGATCTAATGGGAGGCGCGAAAAATTTATTAATTGGTAACGTAATTAAAAGCCAATTCTTAAATATTCGTGACTGGCCTTTCGGTGCAGCGACAAGTATTTGCTTAACATTAGTGATGGGGTTAATGCTGTTTGTGTATTACCGAGCCGTGAAGTTACTGCATAAGAAGGTAGAAATAGAATGA
- the potD gene encoding spermidine/putrescine ABC transporter substrate-binding protein PotD, whose amino-acid sequence MKKWSSVLAASVMALSIGTASADDGKTLYFYNWTEYVPPGLLEQFTKETGIKVIYSTYESNESMYTKLKTYKEGAYDLVVPSTYFISKMSHEGMLQKIDKSKLTHFDNLDPSLLHKSFDPENDYSIPYIWGATAIGINSDEVDVSSITSWADLWKPEYKDSLLLTDDAREVFQMALLKLGYSGNTTDPKEIEEAYKELQKLMPNVLAFNSDNPANPYMQGEVNLGMIWNGSAFIARDAGAPIEMVWPKEGGIFWMDSLAIPANAKNVEGAHKLIDFLLRPEIAAKVAENIGYPTPNLAAQKLLPNVITKDNSLYPTEEIINKGEWQNDVGDATVLYESYYQKLKAGR is encoded by the coding sequence ATGAAAAAGTGGTCCTCAGTACTTGCTGCCAGTGTAATGGCATTAAGTATCGGCACAGCATCGGCTGATGATGGTAAGACATTATATTTCTACAACTGGACGGAGTATGTGCCGCCTGGTCTGCTTGAACAGTTTACGAAAGAAACTGGGATTAAGGTGATTTATTCCACCTATGAATCCAACGAAAGCATGTATACCAAGTTAAAGACCTACAAAGAGGGGGCTTATGACTTGGTGGTTCCTTCTACTTATTTTATTTCTAAAATGAGTCATGAAGGAATGCTACAAAAAATCGATAAATCAAAATTAACGCATTTTGATAATCTCGATCCTAGCTTATTACATAAGTCATTCGACCCAGAAAATGATTATTCCATCCCTTATATTTGGGGTGCGACCGCTATTGGTATTAATAGTGATGAAGTTGATGTCAGTAGCATTACTTCATGGGCAGATTTATGGAAACCTGAATATAAAGATAGTCTGCTATTAACTGATGATGCCCGTGAAGTTTTCCAGATGGCATTATTAAAATTGGGCTATTCAGGCAATACTACTGATCCTAAAGAGATTGAAGAAGCCTATAAAGAGCTACAAAAGCTGATGCCAAACGTATTAGCCTTCAATTCAGATAATCCCGCTAACCCTTATATGCAAGGGGAAGTTAATTTAGGGATGATTTGGAATGGCTCTGCATTTATTGCTCGTGATGCTGGCGCACCGATTGAAATGGTGTGGCCAAAAGAAGGGGGCATTTTCTGGATGGATAGCTTAGCGATCCCTGCCAATGCCAAGAATGTCGAAGGTGCTCATAAACTTATCGACTTCTTATTACGGCCAGAAATAGCAGCCAAAGTTGCGGAAAATATTGGTTATCCGACACCAAACCTAGCCGCACAAAAATTACTGCCAAATGTGATCACTAAAGATAATTCTCTTTATCCAACAGAAGAGATTATCAATAAAGGTGAATGGCAAAATGATGTGGGTGATGCAACTGTTTTATATGAAAGTTATTACCAGAAACTAAAAGCAGGTCGTTAA
- a CDS encoding TetR/AcrR family transcriptional regulator, giving the protein MNTTAHHRKKDPIRVQEQLLEAASIIVANEGIASLSLNAVAKEAGVSKGGLLHHFPGKLELVQAVFKRLLGIMDSRIAVIMENDPIEAGRFSRAYLTYISDLKQSDESRQLAILSLAMPNEPIMRKCWRDWMLDHLAKGDKLDNSYLGTLIRYAADGLWLSELTEGPTISQEERSALVERLSEMTFDYMANTANQ; this is encoded by the coding sequence ATGAATACAACTGCACATCACCGAAAAAAAGACCCTATCCGAGTTCAAGAGCAATTATTGGAAGCGGCAAGTATTATTGTGGCTAATGAAGGAATAGCCTCTCTTTCTTTAAATGCCGTAGCAAAAGAAGCGGGTGTAAGTAAAGGTGGTCTACTTCATCATTTCCCCGGAAAACTAGAATTAGTGCAGGCAGTATTTAAACGGCTATTAGGTATTATGGATAGTCGTATTGCAGTTATTATGGAAAATGATCCTATTGAAGCGGGACGTTTTTCTCGCGCATATTTAACTTATATTTCTGATTTAAAACAGTCAGACGAAAGTCGCCAATTAGCCATACTATCTTTAGCAATGCCAAACGAGCCTATTATGCGTAAATGCTGGCGAGATTGGATGTTAGATCATTTAGCCAAAGGCGATAAATTAGATAATAGTTATTTAGGTACATTAATTCGTTATGCCGCAGATGGTCTTTGGTTATCTGAATTAACAGAAGGCCCTACGATTTCACAAGAAGAACGTAGCGCATTAGTTGAAAGATTATCTGAGATGACATTTGACTATATGGCGAACACAGCAAATCAGTAA